In the genome of Paenibacillus sp. FSL R5-0766, one region contains:
- a CDS encoding AAA family ATPase has translation MNIQHPYLRQIQLKRQKVPTYNRYPFDLAVIRNLNTLDFHPKITYIVGENGMGKSTLMESIAVAWGFNPEGGTINFSFSTQATHSNLYEYIQLIRGPRRPRDGFFFRAESYYNLATTIDELDSQPSFARPIIESYGGKSLHEQSHGESFFSTFIHRFGENGLYILDEPEAALSPLRQMAMLTRIHELVLQNSQFIIATHSPILMAYPDSIIYNLKPDGIEVQVLEETDHYMIMKEFVNNKDRMLRELFEEAQD, from the coding sequence ATTAATATACAGCATCCCTATTTACGACAAATTCAGCTTAAGCGGCAAAAAGTACCCACCTATAATCGTTACCCCTTCGATTTGGCGGTTATTCGAAACCTAAATACTCTTGATTTCCACCCCAAGATAACCTATATCGTAGGTGAAAATGGAATGGGCAAATCAACACTGATGGAGTCCATTGCAGTCGCATGGGGATTTAACCCGGAGGGTGGGACGATCAACTTTTCCTTCTCAACCCAGGCTACTCACTCGAACTTATATGAATATATACAATTGATCAGAGGTCCGCGACGCCCGAGGGATGGCTTCTTCTTCCGGGCAGAGAGTTATTATAATTTAGCCACGACGATCGATGAGTTGGACAGCCAACCTTCATTTGCTCGCCCTATTATAGAATCGTATGGTGGCAAGTCCTTGCATGAGCAATCCCACGGAGAGTCGTTCTTTTCCACTTTCATTCATCGGTTCGGGGAGAATGGATTATATATACTGGATGAGCCTGAGGCTGCACTGTCTCCCCTTCGCCAAATGGCGATGCTGACACGAATCCATGAACTTGTTTTGCAAAACTCTCAATTTATAATTGCGACCCATTCCCCAATCCTTATGGCATATCCAGATTCGATTATTTACAATCTAAAGCCGGATGGTATTGAAGTCCAAGTATTGGAAGAAACCGACCATTATATGATTATGAAAGAGTTTGTGAATAACAAGGATCGGATGCTCAGAGAGTTGTTCGAAGAAGCTCAAGATTAA
- a CDS encoding glycine C-acetyltransferase, whose amino-acid sequence MSSQALDQFLSSNIEDLKTKGLYNVIDTLQGANGPVIRIDGKSLINLSSNNYLGLATDHRLIDASVKASQTYGAGAGAVRTINGTMDLHIELEEKLARFKKTEAVIVYQSGFNCNMAAISAVMDQHDAILSDELNHASIIDGCRLSRAKVIRFKHSDMNDLRQQAKDAKESGQYHKIMVITDGVFSMDGDIAKLPEIVKIAEEFDLITYVDDAHGSGVLGAGAGTVKHFGLSDRIDFQIGTLSKAIGVVGGYVAGKKQLIEWLKLRSRPFLFSTSLPPSAIASCSASVDILMNDKELIEKLWENGNDLKNGLSRLGYDVGQSETPITPCIIGDEVTTQQFSKRLYEEGVYAKAILFPTVPKGTGRIRNMPTAAHTKEMLDQVISVYEKVGKEMKLI is encoded by the coding sequence ATGTCAAGTCAAGCATTGGACCAATTTTTAAGTTCGAACATCGAAGATCTAAAGACTAAAGGTCTATATAACGTCATCGATACGCTGCAGGGGGCAAATGGTCCTGTTATTCGTATCGACGGAAAGTCCCTAATCAATTTGTCTTCTAATAACTATTTGGGACTGGCAACAGATCACCGCCTGATTGATGCTTCAGTTAAGGCGTCGCAGACATACGGGGCAGGCGCAGGGGCTGTGAGAACAATTAATGGTACGATGGATCTTCATATTGAGCTTGAAGAAAAACTGGCCCGTTTCAAAAAAACGGAAGCCGTTATCGTGTATCAATCGGGATTTAACTGCAATATGGCTGCTATATCCGCGGTAATGGACCAGCATGATGCGATTTTATCAGATGAGCTGAACCACGCTTCGATTATTGATGGCTGCCGCCTGTCGAGAGCCAAGGTGATTCGCTTTAAGCATTCGGATATGAATGATTTAAGACAGCAGGCGAAAGATGCCAAGGAATCCGGTCAGTACCATAAAATTATGGTCATCACCGACGGGGTTTTCTCCATGGATGGTGATATAGCAAAGCTGCCTGAAATCGTGAAAATAGCAGAAGAATTCGATCTGATTACTTATGTGGATGATGCCCACGGTTCGGGTGTTCTCGGAGCAGGTGCGGGAACCGTGAAGCATTTTGGATTGTCCGACCGCATTGACTTTCAAATTGGTACTCTTTCCAAGGCGATTGGCGTTGTCGGCGGTTATGTGGCGGGTAAAAAACAACTGATTGAATGGTTGAAGCTGAGAAGCCGTCCGTTTCTGTTCTCGACATCGCTACCTCCGTCTGCAATCGCTTCTTGCAGCGCTTCTGTCGACATTTTGATGAATGACAAAGAGCTGATCGAGAAGCTGTGGGAGAACGGCAATGATTTGAAAAATGGCTTGAGCCGGCTTGGATATGATGTAGGCCAAAGCGAAACGCCGATCACACCTTGTATCATTGGCGATGAAGTAACCACCCAACAGTTCAGCAAACGGCTTTATGAAGAAGGCGTTTACGCCAAGGCAATCCTGTTTCCGACGGTTCCGAAAGGAACCGGAAGAATACGCAACATGCCGACAGCTGCCCATACCAAGGAGATGCTCGACCAGGTGATCTCCGTTTATGAGAAAGTTGGCAAGGAAATGAAGCTGATTTAG
- a CDS encoding NAD-dependent epimerase/dehydratase family protein → MYKILVTGALGQIGSELVVKLREIYGADHVVATDLRSSAHEITRSGPFELLDVTNDKAMFEIAKRYEVDTVIHLAALLSATAEEKPLLAWNLNMGGLMNALEISRELGCQFFTPSSIGSFGPLTPKDNTPQDTIQRPNTMYGVNKVSGELLCDYYFHKYGLDTRGLRFPGLISYMTPPGGGTTDYAVEIYYAAVTAGRYTSYIAKDSNMDMMYMPDALNAIIDLMEADSSRLMHRNSFNVTAMSVDPEAIAAAIRDELPGFILDYDVDPKRQAIADSWPHSIDATAAKTEWGFHAHYDLKAMTKDMLSQLSERQMLRKA, encoded by the coding sequence ATGTACAAGATTTTGGTGACCGGAGCACTAGGCCAAATCGGTTCTGAGTTAGTTGTTAAATTACGTGAAATTTATGGTGCGGATCACGTCGTTGCTACGGATCTCAGGTCATCCGCCCACGAAATTACCCGATCCGGGCCATTCGAGCTGCTGGACGTGACGAATGATAAGGCGATGTTCGAAATCGCCAAGCGGTACGAAGTTGATACCGTCATCCATTTGGCTGCGCTGCTGTCGGCTACCGCAGAGGAGAAACCGCTGCTTGCCTGGAATTTGAATATGGGCGGATTGATGAATGCACTTGAAATATCTAGGGAGCTCGGCTGCCAATTTTTTACTCCAAGCTCCATAGGATCTTTTGGTCCTTTGACTCCGAAAGACAATACCCCTCAGGATACGATCCAGAGACCCAATACGATGTACGGCGTGAACAAAGTGTCCGGCGAACTGCTTTGTGATTATTACTTTCACAAATACGGCCTGGATACTAGGGGGCTGCGATTCCCGGGTTTGATATCTTATATGACGCCTCCCGGCGGAGGAACGACGGATTACGCTGTGGAAATTTATTACGCAGCCGTGACGGCTGGCCGGTATACATCTTATATCGCTAAGGACTCAAACATGGACATGATGTATATGCCGGATGCCCTGAACGCTATCATCGATTTGATGGAAGCGGATTCTTCCCGGTTGATGCACCGAAATTCATTTAATGTCACCGCAATGAGCGTGGATCCGGAGGCGATCGCTGCAGCGATTCGGGATGAGCTTCCCGGCTTTATCCTCGATTATGACGTTGATCCGAAGAGACAGGCGATTGCCGATAGCTGGCCGCATTCCATTGATGCGACGGCAGCAAAAACAGAATGGGGATTTCATGCTCACTACGACCTGAAGGCCATGACGAAGGATATGCTTTCACAACTAAGCGAGAGACAAATGCTTCGCAAAGCTTAA
- a CDS encoding glycoside hydrolase family 43 protein: MNQQQLPKPHQPLVTHIFTADPSAHVYEGKIYIYPSHDLDHDEPSNDNGDQYKMEDYHVLSMNNFDSPVVDHGEALHLRDIPWASKQLWAPDAAYKNNTYYLFFPARDHDGIFRLGVATSESPAGPFKPQPNYMEGSFSIDPAVLVDDDNQSYIYFGGLWGGQLEKWQTGSFMPDAEGPAPDQPALGPQVALLSDDMLSFQGKPAEISIVDEDGNPILAGDEDRRYFEGPWMHKYNGYYYLSYSTGTTHKLVYAIGKNPTGPFTFKGEILSPVIGWTTHHSIVQVEDKWYLFYHDSSLSEGVNHKRCVKYSELKYNEDGTIQKINPYPGAE; this comes from the coding sequence ATGAATCAACAACAACTACCTAAGCCCCACCAGCCACTCGTAACCCACATCTTCACTGCGGACCCGTCCGCCCATGTCTACGAGGGCAAAATCTACATCTATCCTTCCCATGACCTCGATCATGACGAGCCGAGCAACGATAACGGCGACCAGTATAAAATGGAAGACTATCATGTCCTCTCGATGAACAACTTTGACTCCCCTGTGGTCGATCACGGCGAAGCGCTGCATCTGAGAGATATTCCGTGGGCCTCCAAGCAGCTCTGGGCACCGGATGCCGCTTATAAAAACAATACCTATTACCTGTTCTTCCCGGCACGGGACCATGACGGCATCTTCCGTCTGGGTGTGGCAACATCAGAGTCTCCGGCAGGCCCGTTCAAGCCGCAGCCGAATTATATGGAAGGCAGCTTCAGTATTGATCCAGCTGTACTGGTGGATGACGACAATCAGTCATACATCTATTTCGGCGGACTCTGGGGCGGACAGCTGGAGAAATGGCAGACCGGCAGCTTCATGCCAGATGCAGAAGGACCTGCTCCTGACCAACCGGCGCTTGGACCGCAAGTTGCACTGCTTAGCGACGACATGCTGTCCTTCCAGGGCAAGCCTGCCGAGATATCGATTGTCGATGAAGACGGGAATCCGATTCTGGCCGGGGATGAGGACAGGAGATATTTTGAAGGCCCATGGATGCATAAATATAACGGCTATTACTACCTGTCCTACTCTACAGGAACCACGCATAAGCTCGTATATGCGATCGGCAAGAACCCGACGGGACCATTCACGTTCAAGGGCGAGATTCTCTCTCCGGTTATCGGCTGGACAACCCATCACTCTATTGTGCAAGTTGAAGACAAGTGGTATCTGTTCTATCACGACAGCTCCCTGTCGGAAGGCGTCAACCACAAGCGCTGCGTTAAATATTCCGAGCTGAAATACAACGAAGACGGAACGATCCAGAAGATCAATCCTTATCCGGGTGCCGAGTAA
- a CDS encoding TetR/AcrR family transcriptional regulator, translating into MGKDKVDLRILKTRKAIKEAFLRLVQTKGYERITVQDIAEEAMINRNTFYLHYVDKPQFMEKLFQENVESLNACLSLEVSSIHEMDKDMFATMLTTIFDNIEANMIFFKTMITQNIYPNFSVYLKEAFKTIIFSGIGDYRHDEKIKIGLEYMISGLVGVICLWIVEPENYRVDNFIEQLSEIHYSNMVELLKDT; encoded by the coding sequence TTGGGCAAAGATAAAGTGGATCTGCGCATTCTCAAAACGCGGAAAGCCATTAAAGAAGCGTTTCTGAGATTAGTACAAACCAAAGGCTATGAACGAATTACTGTGCAGGACATTGCCGAAGAAGCGATGATAAATCGCAACACATTTTATTTGCACTATGTAGATAAACCTCAATTCATGGAGAAATTATTTCAGGAAAACGTGGAGAGTTTAAATGCTTGCTTAAGCCTGGAAGTGAGTTCAATTCATGAGATGGATAAAGATATGTTTGCTACCATGTTAACAACGATTTTCGACAATATTGAAGCCAATATGATATTTTTTAAGACAATGATCACTCAAAATATTTATCCAAACTTCTCCGTATACTTGAAAGAGGCGTTTAAAACGATCATTTTTTCGGGGATCGGCGATTATCGCCACGATGAGAAGATAAAAATTGGTCTCGAATACATGATATCTGGATTGGTAGGAGTAATTTGTCTCTGGATTGTTGAACCGGAGAACTACAGGGTAGATAACTTTATCGAGCAACTTAGTGAAATTCACTATTCTAACATGGTTGAATTGCTGAAGGATACTTGA
- a CDS encoding SDR family NAD(P)-dependent oxidoreductase, whose product MKTLAIIGAGKGLGLSIAKSFGKHGFQVALVARNAAKLQDMVDELKADGIEASYFVADIFNKEQIEQAMTNMKEKYGLIDVLEFSPTAGNYPPTSVLELTAENARDAFEANVVSAIHVVNAVLPDMLARKEGALLFTSGLSAMYPVPMMGNIGIALSGLRNYVANLHTSLSAQGIFVGHRSLGLLIKESGTGAINDPDVIAEMWYQAYVEKNVWEEEYPKGVTPETILF is encoded by the coding sequence ATGAAAACACTGGCGATTATTGGTGCAGGTAAGGGACTAGGATTATCTATTGCGAAGAGCTTTGGCAAGCATGGCTTCCAAGTGGCATTAGTTGCAAGAAATGCTGCAAAGCTGCAAGATATGGTGGATGAACTGAAAGCGGATGGTATCGAGGCATCTTATTTCGTAGCAGATATTTTTAACAAGGAACAGATTGAACAGGCTATGACCAACATGAAAGAAAAGTATGGTCTGATTGATGTGTTGGAATTCAGTCCAACAGCAGGCAATTATCCTCCCACTTCTGTATTGGAGTTAACGGCGGAGAACGCCAGGGACGCATTTGAGGCGAATGTGGTTAGTGCCATCCATGTAGTCAATGCTGTTCTCCCTGATATGCTCGCCAGGAAAGAGGGAGCCTTGCTCTTTACCTCAGGATTATCCGCCATGTACCCTGTGCCCATGATGGGGAATATCGGTATTGCTCTTTCAGGGTTACGCAATTATGTTGCTAATCTTCATACTTCATTGTCTGCTCAAGGGATTTTTGTGGGCCACCGCTCTTTAGGTTTATTGATCAAGGAGTCAGGTACTGGCGCAATTAATGATCCGGATGTAATTGCCGAGATGTGGTACCAGGCCTATGTAGAGAAAAACGTATGGGAAGAAGAGTATCCTAAGGGTGTTACCCCCGAAACCATTCTGTTTTAA
- a CDS encoding NAD(P)H-binding protein — MDNKNITVFGCTGKTGREIVRQALEHGHFVTAYARNPQKLEHLQMKMAKDLDSSREKARNRLAPL, encoded by the coding sequence GTGGATAACAAGAACATCACAGTATTTGGCTGTACGGGTAAAACCGGACGAGAAATCGTCCGTCAGGCGCTTGAGCACGGACACTTCGTAACGGCTTATGCTCGCAATCCACAAAAGCTTGAACATCTTCAGATGAAAATGGCTAAAGATCTCGATTCATCCCGAGAAAAAGCAAGAAATCGGTTAGCTCCACTTTGA
- a CDS encoding methyltransferase domain-containing protein yields MKTTWPLSGITLVCTECKSDLYEADNCLICKTCGLEYAWEEGLASMLIDRPVAEKLAEGAAQKEAIIGMFDSINQSLEEKRLSRFSTFINWGYASDNELPGGLQGINHSSIQLLREIIGGLDVSGKDILEIGCGRGGNVSELCKNYGTGSVVGIDLTPSNIQFCQRNNRYEQAYYCIGDAEQLPVKTESCDIVLNIESSHLYPHIELFFTETYRVLKPGGTFLYADIMSASDVPHYEEQWQRLGFHTSLIRDITGNVLQSGDDALETRLHALKGSLEGEDRVWEWLEAPGTQNHTDMVAGRRVFKIVHLVKMPPAPKESLAMVEGGAAVSNA; encoded by the coding sequence ATGAAAACGACTTGGCCTTTGTCCGGTATTACCCTGGTATGCACTGAATGCAAGAGTGATCTTTATGAAGCGGACAACTGTTTGATCTGCAAGACCTGCGGCCTCGAATACGCCTGGGAAGAGGGTCTCGCAAGTATGTTAATTGACCGTCCTGTAGCGGAGAAGCTTGCCGAAGGCGCGGCGCAAAAGGAAGCGATCATCGGCATGTTTGACTCTATTAACCAATCGCTTGAGGAGAAAAGACTGTCCAGATTTTCCACCTTTATTAACTGGGGTTATGCATCCGATAACGAACTACCGGGCGGCCTTCAAGGTATTAACCACAGCAGTATCCAGCTGCTTCGCGAAATTATTGGCGGCCTGGATGTTTCAGGCAAGGATATCCTGGAAATCGGTTGTGGACGGGGAGGCAACGTGAGCGAGCTATGCAAAAACTATGGGACCGGCAGCGTGGTCGGCATTGATCTGACACCGTCCAATATTCAATTTTGCCAAAGGAATAACCGATATGAGCAGGCTTACTATTGTATTGGCGACGCGGAGCAGCTGCCTGTTAAAACGGAAAGCTGCGACATTGTGCTGAACATCGAGTCCTCGCATTTGTATCCTCATATTGAGCTGTTCTTTACGGAGACCTACCGTGTATTAAAGCCAGGTGGGACATTTTTGTACGCGGATATTATGAGCGCTTCCGACGTGCCACACTATGAAGAGCAGTGGCAAAGACTAGGCTTTCACACCTCTTTGATCCGGGATATTACAGGCAATGTATTACAATCGGGAGACGATGCTCTGGAAACCCGCCTGCACGCGCTTAAAGGCTCCTTAGAAGGGGAAGATCGAGTATGGGAATGGCTGGAGGCACCCGGCACGCAAAATCATACCGATATGGTCGCAGGTAGAAGAGTATTCAAAATTGTCCATTTGGTGAAGATGCCTCCGGCACCGAAGGAGAGCCTAGCTATGGTTGAAGGAGGAGCAGCGGTGAGTAATGCTTGA
- a CDS encoding glycoside hydrolase family 32 protein encodes MHLSDDISSRKGSGNLYYRETYRPQFHYSPGENWMNDPNGMVYYEGEYHLFYQHTPHDTQPDFGNMHWGHAVSEDLVHWEELPPAIPPGEDGAIFSGSAVVDKNNTSGFFSEEGSGLVAIYTNEGNVAQPGKPQVQSIAYSRDKGRTWIKYEGNPVLFPTKTLDFRDPKVFWHEESSMWVMVLAVRDRVEFYTSSNLKEWSFASDFGSDIPGIHRGIFECPEVFKIQVDEDPNITKWVLMLSVGDRNGVNPNDSEPPAGGSGMMYFIGNFDGSSFTPDDTLESLEAIRWVDYGSDFYAAVTWDGIPKEDGRKIWVGWMNNWRYASALPSKEWRGHMSIPREIKLRKFSEGIRLIQTPISELSQLRKTTLLSLQDLTIKPDMNVLSAISAAKVEIIAEFEIGTAVEFGFKVRKSSSSTQETIIGYDVLNEELFVDRTKSNATDFHPDFAAKHKAPMKPEHDRIQLSIYVDWSSVEVFGNKGETIISDMIFPDLESRGLELYSLGGELKVVSLQINDLVSIWENRTV; translated from the coding sequence ATGCACTTATCAGATGATATTAGCAGCAGAAAAGGATCAGGAAATCTGTATTACAGGGAGACATATAGGCCCCAATTTCATTATTCACCTGGGGAGAATTGGATGAATGATCCTAACGGCATGGTTTACTATGAAGGTGAGTACCATCTGTTCTACCAACATACCCCACATGATACGCAGCCTGACTTCGGCAATATGCATTGGGGGCATGCGGTAAGTGAGGATTTGGTACACTGGGAGGAACTCCCACCAGCTATCCCGCCGGGGGAAGACGGAGCAATCTTTTCGGGAAGTGCAGTGGTTGATAAGAACAACACAAGCGGTTTTTTCAGCGAAGAAGGATCAGGATTAGTTGCAATTTATACGAATGAGGGCAACGTGGCTCAGCCCGGCAAACCACAGGTGCAGAGCATCGCTTACAGCAGGGATAAAGGTCGAACTTGGATAAAATATGAAGGTAACCCTGTTTTGTTCCCAACGAAAACGCTAGACTTTCGTGATCCGAAGGTGTTTTGGCATGAAGAATCGTCAATGTGGGTTATGGTTCTTGCCGTAAGAGACCGCGTCGAATTTTACACGTCTTCGAATCTGAAGGAATGGTCTTTTGCAAGCGATTTCGGTTCCGATATTCCGGGTATCCATCGAGGGATATTTGAATGTCCTGAGGTATTTAAAATCCAAGTGGATGAGGATCCCAATATCACTAAGTGGGTTCTGATGCTAAGTGTCGGGGATAGAAATGGTGTGAATCCAAACGATTCAGAACCACCGGCAGGCGGTTCTGGCATGATGTATTTCATAGGGAACTTTGATGGTAGTTCATTCACACCAGATGATACGTTGGAATCTTTAGAGGCTATCAGATGGGTAGATTACGGATCTGACTTTTACGCGGCCGTGACCTGGGATGGTATTCCGAAAGAAGATGGACGAAAGATTTGGGTCGGTTGGATGAACAACTGGCGTTATGCTTCAGCTCTTCCTTCAAAGGAATGGCGTGGACACATGTCAATCCCCCGAGAGATAAAGCTTAGGAAGTTTTCGGAGGGAATTCGCTTAATTCAAACACCCATAAGTGAATTAAGTCAGCTAAGAAAAACAACTTTGTTGTCTCTTCAAGACTTGACGATTAAACCAGATATGAACGTTTTGTCTGCTATCTCTGCTGCAAAGGTGGAAATTATTGCGGAATTTGAAATCGGTACTGCCGTGGAATTTGGGTTCAAGGTGCGAAAGTCTTCCTCTTCCACTCAGGAGACAATCATCGGATATGATGTCTTGAATGAGGAGTTGTTTGTCGATCGGACGAAGTCCAATGCCACTGATTTTCATCCCGATTTTGCTGCAAAACATAAGGCTCCTATGAAGCCAGAGCATGATCGGATACAGTTGAGCATTTACGTTGATTGGTCTAGTGTGGAGGTCTTCGGAAATAAAGGAGAAACAATTATTTCAGACATGATTTTCCCTGACTTGGAAAGTAGAGGGTTAGAACTCTATTCCCTTGGCGGAGAACTAAAGGTCGTGTCGCTTCAAATCAATGATCTGGTAAGCATTTGGGAAAATAGAACTGTTTAG
- a CDS encoding PIG-L family deacetylase, which produces MNHHCLFVSAHLDDAIISCGDYIDSLVRAGYHVTIATVFTGTGTDLSLLARILHKKFGLSSDVMKVRREEDISACDLLDVDTIHLDMQECIYRKDRSGAPSYEKLDDLFRSDYETELDVISEATEVLLTRLCLTDYDHIYIPLAIGRHVDHGIVRVAAEQAVRSISNLEVSARLIYYEDLPYLNYGQDIKWEIDLARNLHPVYISLPKCSLKQKTAAILEYRSQIRLLWHSRWEMLRQVIQHSHSSRPPEHQPDPNSYCFRLHVVSVHDQVPLAISIPGDF; this is translated from the coding sequence TTGAATCACCACTGTCTGTTTGTCTCCGCCCATCTGGACGATGCTATTATTTCTTGCGGCGATTATATCGATTCGCTTGTTCGTGCTGGCTATCATGTGACCATAGCAACTGTTTTCACTGGTACTGGCACAGATCTATCCTTACTTGCTCGCATCCTGCACAAAAAGTTCGGACTAAGCTCCGACGTGATGAAGGTACGGCGAGAAGAGGACATTAGTGCATGTGATCTTCTCGATGTGGACACGATTCATCTGGACATGCAGGAATGTATCTATCGTAAAGATCGCAGCGGTGCCCCCTCATATGAAAAGCTGGACGATCTGTTCCGTAGTGACTACGAGACCGAGCTGGACGTGATTTCTGAGGCAACAGAAGTACTTTTGACACGACTCTGTCTTACGGACTACGATCATATTTATATTCCGCTTGCAATCGGCAGACATGTGGATCACGGTATCGTGCGGGTTGCGGCCGAACAAGCTGTACGAAGTATTAGTAATCTGGAAGTCTCTGCCCGTTTGATTTACTACGAAGATCTACCGTATCTAAACTATGGTCAAGATATAAAATGGGAAATTGACCTAGCCCGGAATCTACATCCAGTCTACATTTCGCTTCCCAAGTGCAGTTTGAAACAGAAGACTGCGGCCATCCTGGAATACCGCTCCCAGATCCGTCTATTATGGCACTCCCGATGGGAGATGCTTAGACAAGTGATTCAACATTCGCATTCGTCCCGTCCGCCAGAGCATCAGCCTGATCCAAACTCATATTGCTTCAGACTGCATGTTGTGAGTGTGCATGATCAAGTACCGCTTGCTATAAGCATTCCTGGTGACTTTTAA
- a CDS encoding phosphopantetheine-binding protein — MFETLKNIIATVLEDDSLRETLTMESDLINDVELDSLQMITFILGVEDAFGVEIVYEDLDLACLRSIGAFMAFLKGMNQEVG, encoded by the coding sequence ATGTTTGAAACATTAAAAAATATCATTGCAACTGTGCTCGAGGATGACTCGCTTCGTGAAACTCTCACAATGGAGAGCGACCTGATTAACGACGTCGAGTTAGATTCCCTACAGATGATAACGTTTATTCTCGGCGTTGAAGATGCTTTTGGGGTGGAGATCGTTTACGAGGACCTGGACTTGGCTTGTCTGCGCTCAATCGGTGCCTTCATGGCATTCCTAAAAGGCATGAATCAAGAGGTCGGGTAG
- a CDS encoding radical SAM protein gives MQPKTSRKFDERVFNDLKRTIMNMSRVSRLRATDSRYAMEIPEDIGIKLNNGCNLRCKHCYEWNADGFHWDMSKEEQGKEIDVALVDKLLAFTHEKKSKVYLWGGEPLYHSKFDQIANLLERDQRTTTICTNAILLEEKLDSLLKIGEGLVVLASLEGFEAENDAIRGRGTYKKVVSAIERLLELQRQGIFKGRVSVSLTMNDLMIPKMFDFMKFFEEMGVDSVYFVYPWYIAPESAQEMDHFFIKEFDWLDPIRQGSCSWNSFTYHISGEKVGALKEEVLRISEQTWGSRVRFMPALEQDEIEDFVTGVQRTGMKRKECLAISTRMDVLPSGNVTPCKFFPEMAVGNISDVDVKEVWKGENFAKHREVLACGLMPVCSRCGLLYHYGR, from the coding sequence ATGCAACCCAAAACGAGTCGGAAGTTTGATGAGCGTGTGTTTAACGATCTGAAGCGTACAATTATGAATATGTCCCGGGTCAGTCGGCTTCGAGCGACCGATAGTCGCTATGCGATGGAGATCCCGGAAGATATCGGGATCAAGCTGAACAACGGGTGCAACTTGCGTTGCAAGCATTGCTACGAGTGGAACGCGGACGGCTTTCACTGGGACATGTCCAAGGAGGAGCAAGGTAAAGAAATCGATGTCGCGTTGGTCGATAAGCTCCTTGCCTTCACCCATGAGAAGAAGTCGAAAGTTTATCTTTGGGGCGGAGAGCCGCTGTACCATAGCAAGTTCGATCAGATTGCGAATCTGCTGGAACGCGATCAGCGTACGACGACGATTTGTACTAACGCGATTCTTCTGGAGGAAAAGTTAGATTCACTGCTTAAGATTGGTGAGGGACTTGTCGTACTAGCCAGTCTGGAGGGATTCGAGGCAGAGAACGACGCGATTAGGGGCAGAGGGACCTACAAAAAGGTGGTTAGTGCCATAGAACGTCTGCTGGAGTTGCAGCGTCAGGGCATTTTCAAGGGCAGAGTATCCGTCAGCTTGACGATGAATGATCTCATGATTCCCAAAATGTTTGATTTTATGAAGTTTTTCGAGGAGATGGGCGTGGATTCGGTCTACTTTGTATATCCGTGGTATATCGCACCTGAGTCTGCTCAGGAGATGGACCATTTCTTCATCAAAGAGTTTGATTGGCTGGATCCAATCCGTCAGGGTAGCTGCAGTTGGAATTCATTCACTTATCATATCTCCGGCGAGAAGGTGGGGGCACTCAAGGAGGAGGTTCTCCGCATCTCCGAGCAAACATGGGGAAGCCGGGTTCGATTTATGCCCGCATTGGAGCAAGACGAGATAGAGGATTTTGTCACTGGCGTGCAGAGAACCGGGATGAAGCGGAAGGAATGCTTGGCGATCTCCACCCGAATGGACGTATTGCCGAGCGGAAACGTCACTCCGTGCAAGTTCTTTCCTGAGATGGCGGTCGGCAACATTAGTGATGTGGATGTGAAGGAGGTTTGGAAGGGAGAAAATTTTGCCAAACACCGAGAGGTATTAGCTTGCGGACTGATGCCGGTCTGTTCCCGATGCGGGTTACTTTATCATTATGGCCGGTAA